In Marinicauda algicola, one DNA window encodes the following:
- a CDS encoding DUF983 domain-containing protein, whose product MNEPGPFSAGVRGRCPRCGEGRLFDGFLKIAPACESCGLDFSGEDAGDGPAVFIMFLVGAIVVPLALLLHLWLAPPTWIHLVLWIPAVIGLSLALLRPFKGVMFALQYKHGAREARLDEGDEV is encoded by the coding sequence ATGAATGAACCGGGCCCCTTTTCCGCAGGCGTTCGAGGGCGATGCCCTCGGTGCGGGGAAGGGCGCCTGTTCGACGGTTTCCTGAAGATCGCGCCCGCATGCGAGAGCTGCGGGCTCGATTTTTCGGGGGAGGACGCCGGCGACGGCCCCGCGGTCTTCATCATGTTCCTGGTCGGCGCGATCGTCGTGCCGCTGGCGCTGCTGCTTCACCTCTGGCTTGCCCCGCCGACCTGGATTCACCTCGTCCTCTGGATCCCCGCCGTGATCGGCCTCAGCCTCGCCTTGCTGCGCCCGTTCAAGGGCGTGATGTTTGCCCTGCAGTACAAGCACGGCGCGCGCGAGGCGCGCCTGGACGAGGGCGACGAGGTCTAG
- a CDS encoding cytochrome c oxidase subunit 3, protein MAGGAVKHDYHLVDPSPWPFVGSLGAFVLAIGAVVQMKGLVTDTGSWAYFFLGGGQPWLLLLGFLIVAYTMVGWWGDVIKESRRGDHTPVVDIGLRYGMILFIVSEVMFFVAWFWAFFELALFHEARAGATWTGEAIGVDYSGWAHWPPPGVETFDPFHLPLINTLILLLSGTTVTWAHHALQHGDRKGAKLGLLLTVVLGFLFTCVQAYEYSHAHFGFGGNLYGATFFMATGFHGAHVIIGTIFLLVCLLRLMAGHFTPQKHFGFEAAAWYWHFVDVVWLFLFAFVYVTFAGEVAH, encoded by the coding sequence ATGGCTGGCGGAGCCGTTAAGCACGACTATCACCTGGTTGACCCGAGCCCGTGGCCCTTCGTCGGCTCGCTCGGCGCCTTCGTCCTTGCCATCGGTGCGGTGGTGCAGATGAAGGGCCTCGTGACCGACACCGGGAGCTGGGCGTATTTCTTCCTCGGTGGCGGCCAGCCCTGGCTGCTGCTCCTCGGCTTCCTCATCGTGGCCTACACGATGGTCGGCTGGTGGGGCGACGTCATCAAGGAAAGCCGGCGCGGCGACCATACCCCGGTCGTGGATATCGGCCTGCGCTACGGCATGATCCTGTTCATCGTTTCCGAGGTGATGTTCTTCGTCGCCTGGTTCTGGGCCTTCTTCGAACTCGCCCTGTTCCACGAGGCGCGCGCGGGCGCGACCTGGACCGGCGAGGCGATCGGCGTGGATTATTCGGGCTGGGCCCACTGGCCGCCGCCGGGCGTGGAGACCTTCGATCCCTTCCACCTGCCGCTGATCAACACGCTGATCCTGCTGCTCTCGGGGACCACCGTCACATGGGCCCACCACGCCCTGCAGCACGGCGACCGCAAGGGCGCCAAGCTCGGCCTGCTGCTGACCGTCGTGCTCGGCTTCCTGTTCACCTGCGTGCAGGCCTACGAGTACAGCCATGCCCATTTCGGCTTCGGCGGCAATCTCTACGGCGCGACCTTCTTCATGGCGACCGGCTTCCACGGCGCGCACGTCATCATCGGCACGATCTTCCTTCTGGTCTGCCTGTTGCGCCTGATGGCCGGCCACTTCACGCCGCAGAAGCATTTCGGCTTCGAGGCGGCGGCCTGGTACTGGCACTTCGTCGACGTGGTCTGGCTCTTCCTCTTCGCCTTCGTCTACGTGACGTTCGCCGGCGAGGTCGCGCACTGA
- a CDS encoding cytochrome c oxidase assembly protein, with the protein MRLLPRDRNLRVLTICAMTAAGMVGAAYAAVPLYDLFCRVTGYGGTTQVAQYDSGQIIDRTVTVRFDASMARGMPWTFEPLQRAMDVKVGETVLAFYRATNTSDRPVTGVATYNVTPFKVAPYFSKLECFCFTEQTLQPGESMDMPVLFFVDPLMDGEDNLDDVRTITLSYTFWEAGRERERTMASAEAR; encoded by the coding sequence ATGCGCCTTCTGCCCAGGGACAGGAATCTGAGGGTCCTGACGATCTGCGCGATGACCGCCGCCGGCATGGTCGGCGCGGCCTATGCGGCGGTTCCGCTCTACGATCTGTTCTGCCGGGTCACCGGCTATGGCGGCACCACCCAGGTCGCCCAGTACGATTCCGGCCAGATCATCGACCGCACCGTCACCGTCCGATTCGACGCCAGCATGGCGCGCGGCATGCCCTGGACGTTCGAGCCGCTCCAGCGCGCGATGGACGTGAAGGTCGGCGAGACCGTGCTCGCCTTCTACCGCGCCACCAACACCTCGGACCGCCCGGTCACCGGCGTTGCGACCTACAACGTCACCCCGTTCAAGGTCGCGCCGTATTTTTCCAAGCTGGAGTGCTTCTGCTTCACCGAGCAGACGCTGCAGCCGGGCGAATCGATGGATATGCCGGTTCTGTTCTTCGTCGATCCGCTGATGGACGGGGAAGACAATCTCGACGACGTGCGCACCATCACCCTGTCCTACACCTTCTGGGAGGCGGGGCGCGAACGCGAGCGCACGATGGCGTCGGCAGAGGCCCGCTAG